A part of Macaca mulatta isolate MMU2019108-1 chromosome 12, T2T-MMU8v2.0, whole genome shotgun sequence genomic DNA contains:
- the LOC100426454 gene encoding LOW QUALITY PROTEIN: small ribosomal subunit protein mS40-like (The sequence of the model RefSeq protein was modified relative to this genomic sequence to represent the inferred CDS: deleted 1 base in 1 codon; substituted 1 base at 1 genomic stop codon): MTAINQRQGGQPLATGSNCMKKNKVAGNPCPICQDHKLHVDFRIVKLSEQFVSAHTGIIFHAPYTGVRMKQHKMLTHVIQKVRDHGLLSYHISQVEPRDLDFSASHGAMSASLPVPTLVSGEPWYPWYSCKQPSESELSPLCQLYQGYLXEESNPAPESMPKMLSTPPVEASFTEETGP; the protein is encoded by the exons ATGACTGCCATCAACCaaaggcagggtggccagccttTAGCAACTGGGTCCAACTGCATGAAAAA GAATAAAGTTGCTGGGAATCCCTGCCCCATCTGCCAAGATCACAAGTTACATGTTGATTTTAGGATTGTTAAGCTCTCGGAACAGTTTGTCAGTGCCCACACGGGTATTATTTTCCATGCTCCATACACAGGAGTCCGTATGAAGCAGCATAAGATGTTGACCCATGTCATCCAGAAAGTCAGAGATCATGGTCTCCTCAGTTACCACATCTCCCAAGTTGAACCCCGGGACCTTGATTTTAGTGCCTCTCATGGAGCTATGAGTGCTTCTCTGCCAGTCCCCACCCTGGTCTCAGGTGAACCCTGGTACCCATGGTACAGCTGTAAACAGCCATCAGAGAGTGAACTGTCTCCCCTTTGCCAGCTCTATCAGGGTTATCTCTAAGAAGAGAGTAAC CCCGCACCTGAGTCAATGCCCAAGATGCTCTCAACACCACCAGTGGAAGCCTCCTTCACTGAAGAGACAGGCCCCTAG